Proteins from a single region of Choristoneura fumiferana chromosome 27, NRCan_CFum_1, whole genome shotgun sequence:
- the LOC141443176 gene encoding uncharacterized protein isoform X1, whose amino-acid sequence MGDLTTVKMQFGGLLFLTYLVLPAIFAEDVSYQACVDKYSRKGYQPWQEWSDHYTCHRYRCEIRDGKYFIAAVGCRKPKIPENALECHEYIEDENVEFPTCCARLRCVVEVNGERIVQTRGQPGELFPDKPWKGQQNEPNPAVVGMGGIPQNTVGGEPQGQPAPGMFNSRGAGKNNKADGNDINGRRYVDPYPAQQMQESPRKKRSTSHPVFDRSLQEGTAYQPHHVKIHGYTPERYTSYFSSGAKSLSSTKYLFNSKS is encoded by the exons ATGG GTGATTTAACGACTGTCAAGATGCAGTTTGGCGGCCTGTTGTTTTTAACGTATTTAGTTTTGCCAGCTATCTTCGCCGAGGATGTTAGCT ATCAAGCTTGTGTGGATAAATATTCAAGAAAAGGCTATCAACCGTGGCAAGAATGGTCAGACCATTACACTTGCCACCGATACCGATGTGAAATCCGAGACGGAAAATACTTCATAGCTGCGGTTGG TTGCCGAAAACCAAAAATTCCGGAAAATGCATTGGAATGCCACGAATATATAGAAGATGAAAATGTTG AGTTCCCTACCTGTTGCGCTCGTCTGAGATGTGTCGTCGAAGTCAATGGTGAACGGATCGTTCAGACTCGTGGTCAACCCGGAGAGCTGTTCCCTGACAA GCCGTGGAAGGGACAACAGAACGAGCCTAACCCTGCCGTGGTGGGAATGGGAGGTATCCCGCAGAACACAGTCGGCGGAGAACCCCAAGGTCAACCCGCCCCGGGCATGTTCAACAGCAGAGGAGCAGGCAAGAACAATAAAG CGGATGGCAACGATATTAACGGAAGACGCTATGTGGACCCGTACCCAGCCCAGCAGATGCAAGAATCACCACGCAAAAAACGGTCAACCTCACACCCAGTATTCGATAGAAGTCTACAAGAAGGCACGGCCTACCAACCTCACCACGTCAAAATTCACGGCTACACGCCTGAAAGATACACCTCATATTTTTCCAGTGGCGCTAAAAGCCTGAGCAGCACTAAATATCTTTTTAACTCAAAATCATAa
- the LOC141443176 gene encoding uncharacterized protein isoform X2, whose protein sequence is MGDLTTVKMQFGGLLFLTYLVLPAIFAEDVSYQACVDKYSRKGYQPWQEWSDHYTCHRYRCEIRDGKYFIAAVGCRKPKIPENALECHEYIEDENVEFPTCCARLRCVVEVNGERIVQTRGQPGELFPDKPWKGQQNEPNPAVVGMGGIPQNTVGGEPQGQPAPGMFNSRGAADGNDINGRRYVDPYPAQQMQESPRKKRSTSHPVFDRSLQEGTAYQPHHVKIHGYTPERYTSYFSSGAKSLSSTKYLFNSKS, encoded by the exons ATGG GTGATTTAACGACTGTCAAGATGCAGTTTGGCGGCCTGTTGTTTTTAACGTATTTAGTTTTGCCAGCTATCTTCGCCGAGGATGTTAGCT ATCAAGCTTGTGTGGATAAATATTCAAGAAAAGGCTATCAACCGTGGCAAGAATGGTCAGACCATTACACTTGCCACCGATACCGATGTGAAATCCGAGACGGAAAATACTTCATAGCTGCGGTTGG TTGCCGAAAACCAAAAATTCCGGAAAATGCATTGGAATGCCACGAATATATAGAAGATGAAAATGTTG AGTTCCCTACCTGTTGCGCTCGTCTGAGATGTGTCGTCGAAGTCAATGGTGAACGGATCGTTCAGACTCGTGGTCAACCCGGAGAGCTGTTCCCTGACAA GCCGTGGAAGGGACAACAGAACGAGCCTAACCCTGCCGTGGTGGGAATGGGAGGTATCCCGCAGAACACAGTCGGCGGAGAACCCCAAGGTCAACCCGCCCCGGGCATGTTCAACAGCAGAGGAGCAG CGGATGGCAACGATATTAACGGAAGACGCTATGTGGACCCGTACCCAGCCCAGCAGATGCAAGAATCACCACGCAAAAAACGGTCAACCTCACACCCAGTATTCGATAGAAGTCTACAAGAAGGCACGGCCTACCAACCTCACCACGTCAAAATTCACGGCTACACGCCTGAAAGATACACCTCATATTTTTCCAGTGGCGCTAAAAGCCTGAGCAGCACTAAATATCTTTTTAACTCAAAATCATAa
- the LOC141443176 gene encoding uncharacterized protein isoform X3, translating into MQFGGLLFLTYLVLPAIFAEDVSYQACVDKYSRKGYQPWQEWSDHYTCHRYRCEIRDGKYFIAAVGCRKPKIPENALECHEYIEDENVEFPTCCARLRCVVEVNGERIVQTRGQPGELFPDKPWKGQQNEPNPAVVGMGGIPQNTVGGEPQGQPAPGMFNSRGAGKNNKADGNDINGRRYVDPYPAQQMQESPRKKRSTSHPVFDRSLQEGTAYQPHHVKIHGYTPERYTSYFSSGAKSLSSTKYLFNSKS; encoded by the exons ATGCAGTTTGGCGGCCTGTTGTTTTTAACGTATTTAGTTTTGCCAGCTATCTTCGCCGAGGATGTTAGCT ATCAAGCTTGTGTGGATAAATATTCAAGAAAAGGCTATCAACCGTGGCAAGAATGGTCAGACCATTACACTTGCCACCGATACCGATGTGAAATCCGAGACGGAAAATACTTCATAGCTGCGGTTGG TTGCCGAAAACCAAAAATTCCGGAAAATGCATTGGAATGCCACGAATATATAGAAGATGAAAATGTTG AGTTCCCTACCTGTTGCGCTCGTCTGAGATGTGTCGTCGAAGTCAATGGTGAACGGATCGTTCAGACTCGTGGTCAACCCGGAGAGCTGTTCCCTGACAA GCCGTGGAAGGGACAACAGAACGAGCCTAACCCTGCCGTGGTGGGAATGGGAGGTATCCCGCAGAACACAGTCGGCGGAGAACCCCAAGGTCAACCCGCCCCGGGCATGTTCAACAGCAGAGGAGCAGGCAAGAACAATAAAG CGGATGGCAACGATATTAACGGAAGACGCTATGTGGACCCGTACCCAGCCCAGCAGATGCAAGAATCACCACGCAAAAAACGGTCAACCTCACACCCAGTATTCGATAGAAGTCTACAAGAAGGCACGGCCTACCAACCTCACCACGTCAAAATTCACGGCTACACGCCTGAAAGATACACCTCATATTTTTCCAGTGGCGCTAAAAGCCTGAGCAGCACTAAATATCTTTTTAACTCAAAATCATAa